One genomic segment of Brassica napus cultivar Da-Ae chromosome A3, Da-Ae, whole genome shotgun sequence includes these proteins:
- the LOC106379513 gene encoding cysteine-rich receptor-like protein kinase 38 has protein sequence MKKIATIFLFISLLIETLNGVKAGFLCVGDTFLANSSYGQNRNSVFSSLASQVITNRGFYNASLNSVHAVALCRRGYERQACINCVEKAIQLIKQRCSDRVESFNWDGDDADQVSCLVRTTNNSTFQKLDLGPATLDASPLNIGSSAKNMTLFRQEWEATVNRTLEATTVNTSASVLKYYGVANAEFVEFPNVYMMMQCTPDITSGECKSCLEECVTYFRDTSWGKQGGTVCRPSCLFRWDLYPFYGAFANITRVPAPPRPLIPQAHAISVTSLKGKIIAIVVIPTVINLLVLLGLIRAYRQIKKSKEETSVWTEQDCISDSQFMLKFDLTMVLLATGDFSLENKIGQGGFGSVYKGILPSGQEIAVKRLTRGSGQGEIEFRNEVSLLTRLQHRNLVKLLGFCSEGEEDILIYEHVPNSSLDHFIFNEEKRVLLTWNVRYKIIEGVARGLLYLHEDSQLRIIHRDLKASNVLLDAEMNPKVSDFGMARLFDMDQTRGVTRRRVGTFGYMAPEYIKNGRLSAKTDVYSFGVVLLEMITGQSNNNYFEAMGLPAYAWKCWVAGEAASIIDPVLSRTPTNEILRFIHIGLLCVQENVAKRPTMSFVIQWLGSDTIAIPLPTTAAFTTTELHKIDEMNQAKGEASTQSLNKLSVTELSPR, from the exons atgaaaaaaattgctACGATTTTCCTCTTTATTTCCCTTCTTATTGAAACTCTCAACGGAGTTAAAGCTGGCTTCCTCTGCGTAGGTGACACCTTCCTCGCCAACAGTAGCTATGGCCAAAACCGCAACTCTGTCTTCTCCTCTCTTGCTTCTCAAGTCATCACCAACCGTGGATTCTACAACGCCTCACTCAATAGCGTTCACGCCGTTGCCTTATGCCGAAGAGGATACGAGCGGCAAGCTTGTATCAACTGCGTGGAAAAAGCGATTCAACTGATAAAACAACGCTGTTCTGATCGCGTTGAATCGTTCAATTGGGACGGTGACGATGCGGACCAGGTATCTTGTCTTGTACGTACAACAAACAACTCAACTTTTCAGAAACTCGATCTTGGACCAGCTACGCTTGACGCAAGTCCTCTCAATATCGGCTCATCCGCCAAGAACATGACCCTATTCCGCCAAGAATGGGAAGCAACCGTTAACCGAACACTTGAGGCTACAACCGTCAACACTTCTGCATCGGTTCTCAAGTATTATGGAGTAGCTAATGCAGAGTTTGTCGAGTTTCCAAATGTTTACATGATGATGCAATGCACACCCGACATAACTTCCGGCGAGTGTAAGAGTTGTCTGGAAGAGTGCGTTACCTATTTTAGAGATACGTCTTGGGGAAAACAAGGAGGTACAGTTTGTCGACCGAGCTGTCTTTTCCGGTGGGATCTTTACCCTTTTTACGGTGCTTTTGCTAATATAACAAGAGTTCCTGCCCCTCCTAGACCTTTGATTCCTCAAGCACATGCAATATCTGTTACTAGCTTGaaag GAAAAATTATTGCGATAGTTGTGATTCCTACAGTCATTAATCTGTTGGTGCTTCTTGGTCTGATCAGAGCTTATCGtcagataaaaaaatctaaagaggAAACCAGTG TCTGGACAGAGCAGGACTGTATTTCCGATAGTCAGTTTATGCTGAAGTTCGATCTTACCATGGTCCTACTCGCAACCGGTGACTTCTCCCTTGAAAATAAGATTGGCCAAGGTGGATTTGGATCTGTCTACAAG GGGATATTACCGAGTGGGCAAGAAATAGCTGTAAAGAGATTAACAAGAGGCTCAGGGCAAGGAGAGATTGAGTTCAGGAATGAGGTCTCACTCTTGACAAGACTCCAACATAGGAATCTAGTTAAGCTTCTAGGTTTTTGtagtgaaggagaagaagatattcTTATCTACGAGCATGTCCCTAATTCAAGTCTTGATCACTTCATATTCA ATGAAGAGAAGCGTGTGCTGCTAACATGGAATGTGAGGTACAAAATCATAGAAGGCGTTGCTCGAGGTCTTCTTTATCTACACGAAGATTCTCAGCTGAGGATTATCCACCGAGACTTGAAGGCGAGCAATGTTCTTCTAGATGCTGAGATGAACCCTAAAGTTTCGGACTTTGGGATGGCGAGGTTATTTGACATGGACCAGACTCGAGGAGTGACAAGGAGGCGCGTTGGAACCTT TGGCTATATGGCTCCTGAGTACATTAAGAACGGAAGACTTTCAGCCAAAACAGACGTCTACAGTTTCGGGGTTGTGCTTTTGGAGATGATAACTGGTCAAAGTAACAATAACTACTTCGAAGCCATGGGGCTCCCCGCATAC GCTTGGAAGTGTTGGGTGGCCGGTGAGGCTGCGAGTATCATCGATCCTGTCTTGAGTAGGACCCCAACAAATGAAATCCTGAGATTCATCCATATTGGTTTGCTGTGTGTTCAAGAGAACGTTGCAAAGAGACCGACAATGAGTTTTGTTATTCAATGGCTTGGTAGTGACACTATCGCGATTCCTTTACCTACCACTGCTGCTTTCACCACGACCGAGTTGCATAAAATCGATGAAATGAATCAAGCCAAAGGTGAAGCTAGTACTCAGTCATTGAACAAGTTATCAGTCACCGAGTTAAGTCCTCGTTGA